One region of Culex pipiens pallens isolate TS chromosome 2, TS_CPP_V2, whole genome shotgun sequence genomic DNA includes:
- the LOC120418779 gene encoding odorant receptor 49b-like, which yields MVPLHQFVPQSAMKFFELQKPTAVTPFLLEFLTILGMRGGTGHTRSLRFVCLLLAGWILLGIPKAYFGFGDQLDLNIRGYSELLFLFNIDSKAIIFYMNRAKLEELVKQNGINVEEDIRLYFIHAMLIAPVHVILGLKLAATDITIFCGIKSIGSIFRLVSTRLSHLHDFKNVDELRKELKEVVDIHNDALRCVKILESISSIGVMLQLMNTVIVWVAMVFCVSYSPNMNALNLLVLLILITSQTFLLCQYGNELTEESFAVATEAYNAQWTELPVDVQKGVGLILQRAQKWEGITAARFYQVNVERFGAMVQTSYSIYVVLKDRLASKA from the exons ATGGTGCCACTTCATCAGTTTGTTCCTCAGTCAGCCATGAAGTTTTTCGAGCTACAGAAGCCAACGGCTGTGACTCCCTTTTTGCTGGAATTTCTCACGATTCTTGGCATGCGAGGAGGAACAGGTCACACCAGGTCGCTTCGTTTCGTGTGCCTCCTACTGGCGGGATGGATTTTACTGGGGATTCCAAAGGCCTACTTTGGGTTTGGTGATCAGCTGGATCTGAACATTCGAGGATACTCGGAACTGCTTTTTTTGTTCAACATCGACTCGAAGGCGATCATATTTTATATGAATAGGGCAAAATTGGAAGAGCTCGTTAA ACAAAATGGCATCAACGTCGAGGAAGACATTCGTCTCTATTTCATCCATGCAATGCTAATAGCTCCCGTTCACGTGATTCTGGGGCTTAAGTTGGCCGCCACCGATATTACAATTTTCTGTGGTATCAAGAgcattggttcgatttttcgGCTGGTTTCTACAAGACTAAGTCATCTCCATGACTTTAAGAATGTCGATGAGCTTCGGAAGGAACTGAAAGAAGTGGTTGATATTCATAACGATGCTttaag gtGCGTCAAAATTTTGGAGAGTATTTCCAGCATAGGAGTGATGTTACAATTGATGAACACTGTTATCGTCTGGGTTGCAATGGTCTTTTGTGTCAGTTAT aGTCCAAATATGAACGCTTTAAATCTACTTGTACTGCTTATCCTTATAACATCTCAAACCTTTTTGCTATGTCAATACGGAAACGAGCTTACCGAAGAG AGTTTTGCCGTCGCAACTGAGGCCTACAATGCTCAGTGGACTGAGCTGCCCGTAGATGTCCAGAAAGGTGTTGGCTTGATTCTGCAACGAGCTCAAAAATGGGAAGGCATCACGGCGGCACGGTTCTACCAAGTGAATGTCGAACGGTTTGGAGCAATGGTTCAAACGTCCTACTCGATTTACGTGGTGCTGAAAGATCGACTGGCCAGCAAAGCTTAG
- the LOC120418776 gene encoding uncharacterized protein LOC120418776, giving the protein MKFAPLQDRMAVMPFTLRCLRLFGLRGDRRNRVHFLLALLYRVVVIYVPKLVFGFRDRVDLVIRSISELFFECHIDLNAVLFAVKLDEFEELLCLLRKLYNKVKTLDVNSPERKIIEASNLAIDRRSKSYVVYVAVACTIFFWVPVAQTTGIWILTHGSNSTDRPEFVTMMELNFYGMNNRKDIAHYVIYAAISGVAHYYAAVYFALSGMVIFGCVKSIAALFDMVSARLATLHELSGKELREELVDLVELHVDGLRCIELLENINNLAMMVQMINCVLIWISMFLSISSHFTPEVVSLLVLLLVTTGETYVLCQLATELSQVSLTITDSIWNSKWIGLPVDVQKGLAMMLQRAQKKAGLTAAKFCFMDIERFARVAQSSYSVFVILKDSI; this is encoded by the exons ATGAAGTTCGCCCCGCTCCAGGACCGCATGGCAGTGATGCCATTCACACTGCGCTGTCTGCGACTGTTCGGACTACGCGGGGATCGCCGCAATCGGGTGCACTTTTTGCTGGCCCTGCTGTACCGCGTCGTGGTGATTTACGTTCCGAAGCTGGTGTTTGGCTTTCGGGATCGGGTAGATTTGGTGATAAGGAGCATTTCGGAGCTGTTTTTCGAGTGCCACATCGACTTGAATGCCGTTTTGTTTGCGGTCAAGTTGGACGAGTTTGAAGAGTTGCTGTGTCTTTTGCGGAAGTTGTACAATAAGG TTAAAACTCTAGACGTCAACTCACCGGAAAGGAAGATCATCGAAGCTTCGAACCTAGCGATTGATCGACGCTCCAAGTCCTACGTCGTGTACGTTGCAGTCGCGTGCACAATCTTCTTCTGGGTTCCCGTGGCTCAAACGACGGGTATTTGGATTCTAACCCATGGTTCAAATAGTACTGATCGGCCGGAGTTTGTAACCATGATGGAGTTGAA CTTCTACGGCATGAACAATCGTAAGGATATCGCACATTACGTAATATATGCGGCCATTTCCGGCGTTGCCCATTACTACGCTGCGGTTTACTTTGCCCTGTCCGGAATGGTGATCTTCGGTTGCGTGAAGTCAATCGCTGCTCTGTTTGATATGGTTTCAGCcaggctggcaacactgcacgaACTTTCCGGGAAGGAACTTCGCGAGGAGTTGGTTGATCTGGTTGAGCTGCACGTTGATGGATTAAG ATGCATCGAACTCTTGGAGAACATCAACAACCTTGCAATGATGGTACAAATGATCAATTGTGTACTTATTTGGATCTCGATGTTTCTCTCAATCAGCTCA CATTTCACCCCAGAGGTGGTCAGCTTGTTAGTTCTGCTACTCGTTACGACTGGTGAAACTTACGTTCTGTGTCAACTGGCAACCGAGCTATCCCAAGTG AGCCTAACCATAACGGATTCAATCTGGAACTCAAAGTGGATCGGACTGCCCGTTGACGTGCAGAAGGGACTCGCGATGATGTTGCAGCGGGCTCAGAAAAAGGCAGGTCTTACGGCGGCCAAGTTCTGCTTCATGGACATCGAGCGCTTTGCACGCGTGGCACAATCTTCGTACTCGGTCTTTGTAATTTTGAAGGATAGCATTTGA
- the LOC120418781 gene encoding uncharacterized protein LOC120418781 → MRHFFKLLDPMAVMPFTLRCLSFFGLRGRHPWHFRVGMFLVLAFITVPKIVFGYRSRIDLIIRGVSELLFDALIDSRVIIFAFKRAEFERLITILRREFNKVNTLNCNSPLRKLVETSNRKIDKYCKRYVLYVMLAVSLFFWPPVAQSATIWYHHQHDSNGSKLELVTVMEQEFYWLDIRGNTIHYIIYIVFALPSHHYSAAFFTLSGLIMYSCIKSITTLFEVSLAIADAIYSCQWIQMPVDVRRKLAFMMRMAQKRKGLTAANFYFVDVQQFANIAQRSYSIFIVLKDVI, encoded by the exons ATGAGGCACTTTTTCAAGCTTCTCGACCCGATGGCAGTGATGCCATTTACGTTGCGTTGTTTGAGCTTCTTCGGACTTCGAGGTCGCCACCCGTGGCACTTTAGAGTAGGTATGTTTCTCGTACTGGCGTTTATTACGGTGCCCAAGATTGTGTTCGGGTATCGAAGCCGGATCGATCTGATCATCCGGGGTGTGTCGGAGCTGCTGTTTGACGCACTGATTGACAGTCGGGTGATCATTTTCGCCTTTAAACGGGCGGAGTTTGAGCGGTTGATTACGATACTGCGCAGGGAGTTCAATAAAG TGAACACATTGAACTGCAACTCACCATTAAGAAAACTTGTGGAAACTTCcaatcgaaagatcgacaagtacTGCAAGAGATATGTTCTGTACGTGATGCTAGCAGTTTCGTTATTCTTTTGGCCTCCAGTGGCGCAATCCGCTACAATCTGGTACCACCATCAGCATGACAGCAATGGCAGCAAACTTGAACTCGTTACAGTTATGGAACAAGA GTTTTATTGGTTAGATATTCGAGGCAACACGATTCACTACATAATTTACATAGTGTTCGCCCTTCCGAGCCATCACTACAGTGCTGCGTTCTTTACCCTTTCCGGGCTCATAATGTACTCCTGTATCAAAAGCATCACGACGCTATTTGAGGTG AGTCTGGCGATCGCCGATGCCATCTACAGCTGCCAGTGGATCCAGATGCCGGTGGACGTTCGCCGGAAGCTGGCCTTCATGATGCGAATGGCGCAGAAGCGGAAGGGTCTTACGGCGGCCAACTTTTACTTTGTGGACGTGCAGCAGTTTGCCAACATTGCCCAACGGTCGTACTCGATCTTTATTGTGCTGAAGGATGTGATTTAG
- the LOC120418780 gene encoding odorant receptor 4-like has product MKSHSPLNCMAVMPFTLRCVKLFGFRGGLHNRTHFLAALAYRLVVINLPKIAFGLSDQMDVAIRSVSELLFQWHIDIRVVLFAAKVSEFEQLVRILRRVYNKVKTLDSNSSERKLIEDSNRSLDRRSKSYALYVAVAVTIFYWVPVVQTSTIWLRSLGDNSTTRPKYVMMMEMEFYGLDTRGNIWHYLVYASLSSIAHYYSAVYFALAGMVIFSCIKSIAALFELVSAKLATLHELSGKALREELAELVELHVDGLRCIKLLEDIHSLVMMAQMVNCVLIWISMILSISTRFTSETTSLLVLLIVMTGETYVLCQLATELSKVSLTITDSVWNSHWIKLPVDVRKGLAMMLQRAQKKEGLTAAKFFFMDVERFGRVLQTSYSIFVVLKERL; this is encoded by the exons ATGAAATCCCACAGTCCCCTCAACTGCATGGCAGTGATGCCATTCACGCTGCGGTGCGTGAAACTGTTTGGATTTCGCGGTGGTCTCCACAATCGAACTCACTTTCTGGCAGCACTGGCGTACCGTTTGGTGGTGATCAACTTGCCAAAGATTGCGTTCGGTTTGAGCGATCAGATGGACGTTGCGATCCGTAGCGTTTCGGAGCTGCTGTTCCAGTGGCACATCGACATCAGGGTGGTCCTGTTCGCAGCCAAAGTGTCGGAATTTGAACAGCTGGTTCGCATTTTAAGGAGGGTTTACAACAAGG TCAAAACACTGGACTCGAACTCGTCGGAACGGAAGCTCATCGAAGACTCGAACCGATCGCTGGATCGACGCTCCAAATCGTACGCACTGTACGTGGCAGTGGCCGTTACCATCTTTTACTGGGTCCCCGTAGTTCAAACCTCAACGATTTGGTTACGAAGTCTTGGAGACAACAGCACTACCCGTCCGAAATACGTGATGATGATGGAAATGGA aTTCTACGGGCTGGACACTCGCGGAAACATTTGGCATTACTTGGTTTATGCCTCCCTTTCAAGCATTGCCCACTATTATTCGGCGGTTTACTTTGCCCTAGCTGGAATGGTGATCTTCAGCTGTATCAAGTCAATTGCAGCCCTCTTTGAGCTGGTGTCAGcgaagctggcaacactgcacgagctttccggtaaggCACTTCGTGAGGAGTTGGCCGAGCTGGTTGAGCTGCACGTTGATGGATTGAG ATGCATCAAACTGCTGGAAGACATTCACAGCCTGGTCATGATGGCACAAATGGTCAACTGTGTTCTGATTTGGATATCGATGATTCTTTCAATCAGCACt CGCTTTACCTCGGAGACCACAAGCTTGTTGGTTTTGCTAATCGTGATGACTGGCGAAACGTATGTGCTGTGTCAACTGGCTACCGAGCTGTCCAAAGTG AGCCTAACCATAACAGACTCTGTATGGAACTCCCACTGGATCAAGCTACCGGTTGATGTTCGGAAAGGACTCGCGATGATGTTGCAGCGGGCTCAGAAAAAGGAAGGTCTTACGGCGGCCAAGTTCTTCTTCATGGACGTCGAGCGATTTGGGCGCGTCCTGCAGACTTCGTACTCGATTTTTGTCGTGCTGAAGGAGCGGTTGTAA
- the LOC120418787 gene encoding uncharacterized protein LOC120418787, translated as MKFYELREPMAALPFIQRVLLFSGLRGCPRGLLRFGLSFLGPWLVIGLPKLIFGFGSDLGLNVRGYAELMFMCNIDVRMLIFFWHRKKLEEFVEIVQRAFDNVSILSPDSSTYKMVLKLNQMMDKSAKSYVLYTLGTSGVFLVLSALQTCGIYFMNHGNDTVVPKFVTATAHEESGWDVDENIAYCFIHFVLITPMHLLLGLRFATIDTMIFCGVRSTISLFRLVSAKLEKLHEFSGSTLREQFFDVVNLHVDALRCVNILETIFSFIVMVQLVSTVIIWIAMVLCVSNNPNANAINLFVLLILITAQSYLLCRLGTELTAESFAVATSSYDCQWIQLPADIRRGVGRIMQRAQKWEGITAAHFFQLDVERFGAMVQTSYSIFVILRERLMHS; from the exons ATGAAATTCTACGAACTCCGCGAACCGATGGCTGCTTTGCCGTTTATTCAGCGAGTTTTACTATTTTCAGGCCTACGTGGATGCCCTCGAGGGCTGCTTCGATTTGGGCTAAGCTTTTTGGGACCATGGCTCGTGATTGGGCTTCCGAAGCTCATCTTTGGCTTTGGCAGCGATCTTGGCCTGAATGTTCGCGGTTATGCGGAGTTGATGTTCATGTGCAACATTGACGTACGGATGTTGATCTTTTTCTGGCATAGAAAAAAATTGGAAGAATTTGTTGAAATTGTGCAAAGGGCGTTTGATAATGTTAGCATTCTTAGTCCCGATTCTTCAACGTACAAAATGGTTctgaaattgaatcaaa TGATGGATAAAAGTGCCAAGAGTTACGTGCTTTATACCCTTGGAACAAGTGGAGTATTCCTGGTGCTTTCAGCACTGCAAACCTGTGGAATCTACTTCATGAATCACGGGAATGATACTGTTGTACCGAAATTTGTTACGGCAACTGCTCATGA AGAAAGCGGTTGGGACGTCGATGAAAATATTGCTTACTGTTTTATTCATTTCGTGCTTATAACTCCGATGCACTTGCTATTAGGCCTCCGATTTGCCACAATCGATACAATGATATTCTGCGGGGTTCGATCTACAATTTCGTTGTTTAGATTGGTGTCTgcaaagttggaaaaacttcaCGAATTTTCTGGATCAACTTTACGAgaacaattttttgatgttgTGAACCTTCATGTGGATGCTTTGAG ATGcgtaaatattttggaaactattttCAGTTTCATTGTAATGGTTCAACTTGTCAGTACAGTGATCATATGGATTGCCATGGTGCTTTGCGTTAGCAAT AACCCCAACGCAAATGCTATTAATTTGTTCGTCCTTCTCATTCTTATAACGGCTCAATCTTATTTATTGTGTCGTCTTGGAACGGAACTCACTGCTGAG AGCTTCGCCGTTGCAACCTCGTCGTACGACTGTCAATGGATCCAACTTCCGGCGGATATCCGGAGAGGAGTTGGACGGATCATGCAAAGGGCCCAAAAGTGGGAAGGAATTACGGCGGCGCACTTCTTTCAGCTGGATGTCGAACGATTTGGGGCCATGGTGCAAACTTCATACTCGATTTTCGTTATACTGAGGGAGCGATTGATGCATTCATAA
- the LOC128092654 gene encoding uncharacterized protein LOC128092654, which yields MKFFELQESMACTPFLLHFLQILGIRGGGHAGLFRFVGGLLAGWTVLWIPKAFFGFGDELDLNIRGYSELLFMFNIDARAIIFYLNIAKLDEFVELVQNVFNQVTKLSPDSPSYTTVLKSNQALDRIAKTYVIFAAVAGVVFVIFPALQTIVIYTLNHRDGAETLKYVTSSVHE from the exons ATGAAGTTCTTCGAGCTGCAAGAGTCAATGGCTTGTACGCCGTTCCTGTTGCATTTTCTTCAGATCCTTGGCATACGAGGAGGAGGCCATGCCGGGTTGTTTCGATTTGTGGGTGGCCTGCTGGCCGGTTGGACTGTTCTGTGGATTCCCAAAGCCTTCTTCGGTTTCGGCGACGAGCTGGATCTGAACATACGAGGATATTCGGAACTGCTGTTTATGTTCAACATCGACGCGAGGGCGATCATATTTTACCTGAATATTGCGAAATTGGATGAGTTTGTCGAGCTGGTGCAAAACGTGTTTAATCAAG TGACAAAACTGAGCCCAGATTCTCCGTCGTACACCACGGTTCTCAAGTCAAATCAAGCGTTGGACCGGATCGCCAAAACCTACGTGATATTTGCAGCCGTTGCTGGGgtcgtttttgtaatttttccggCATTGCAAACCATCGTGATTTATACCTTGAACCATAGAGATGGCGCTGAAACTCTTAAATATGTTACATCGTCAGTGCACGAGTAA